AAATTCTAGCTCAATAATCACGTCCTGCGGCATCTGTACCAAATCAGTGATAGATATTGAATGAATCGTATGAATTAAATGTTAAATTACCATCATTGTGGTTTGTAGCGTTAGGATCTTGAGTTGTAAATGGAATGATAATTGATAATAAGATAATTACCATTAAAGTTACAAATCCAAATACTCCAGCAAATGAACGTGAGAAACGATTTATAAACTCTTTGAATGCACGTGTTTGTGAGCCCATGTGTAAGTCGTTTTCAAAGTCCATTATTTTACCAACTATTTTTCAACTTTGATAGTTAAATGGTTGTGTAATTGGGTTTGGTGCAGCCATATCAGCCATGGCTTCTTTATTTGTTTCACCAAGATCTTGACGTTGACGAATTTTATTTGCTCAATTTGAGACAAATTTGTTTAATTTGCCTTTTTTCTTAATGTTTTTATCCATTATGCACCTCTCCTTCTAATACGAGGATCAATTGCTTCATAAAGAATATCTCTAAATGCATATGATAAAACAGTTAATAAAGCAAACATAGCAATTAAGAACAAGATAACTGGATAATCTTTTCCTTGAATTGCATCAAGTAATGTGTTACCTGATCCAGGAATTAAGAAGATTTGTTCGATAAAGATACTTCCTAAGAATGAACCAAAGATAACAGCGGGGAAGAATGTTGCGATTGGGAATAATGCAGGTTTAAGTGCGTGTCTTCAAACGAAACGGTTTCTTGAAACACCTTTTAAGTAAGCGAATTTAGCATGCACTGAATTCAACTCACGGTTTAATTCAGTTCTGATGTATTTAATATAAACAATGATACTTCCAAGTGATAAGGCTAGACCAGGCAAGATGAACGTTGCAAAGTTTTTATCATCAAATACGTATGGAATTCCTGCTTCTCTACCGATGAATACCAATAATAAGGCAAAAATGATTGATGGAACTGATGAGAAAATACTTACAACGATTGTTGAAATATTATCAACTCATCCACCAGGATTTTTACCAACTCAAATACCTAATGAAATACCAACTGTAACAGTTAATAAAACTGAGAAAATTCCTACTAAGAATGATTTATAGAAACGCTCTCAAATAAATGAGTTAATTGGTTGATCAGGGAAAAGAACTAATGAGACTCCAAAATCACCATGGAATAAGTCTTTTAAGTAATTAAAGTACCTAACAATTAATGGTTTATCTAAACCTAAAGCAATCTCTTTTGCTTTTCTTGCTTGTTCATCTAGTCCTTTTAATGCAGGGTTTTCACCTGGTACTGCATTGATTAAGAAAAATGTAATTGAAATAACGATTATACCTATGATAAAGAACTCAAGCATAATTTTGAAAGTTCTTCACGCTGTTTTTAGAAATGGAGAGTCAATAGCAAGTAGTTTATCTTTTAAACTAAGAGTGAGTGAACGTTTATTAGAAAAACGAACCTCATTATCTGATAATTTTGTTTTGTTAAATTTAAACATTAAATAAACTCCTTTCTACCCTTGTCTTTTCTTAGGTAATCCAATTCTAGGTGGACGTGTATAATCATAAGCATATTGAAGTGAGAATGTAAATAAACTATCTACCCCTCCAACTTTTGTTATTTCTCAGTTTGTATCAACTTCCATAAGCGGAATAACCATTGCAGCATCACGTACAACTTTTTCTAATGCACCTATAAATAAGTACACATAGTCTTGTGATCATTTTGCAATTAATTCTTCATCATTAAAGTTACCCGCAAAGAATGAGCTGATTCTTGATGAATAATCAAATACAGTTTCATTTGGTTTAATGAAAGCTAATTCAATAAATTTATTTCAGAAGTTTGGAATGATAAGATCCGGGTTTGCTTCTTTTAATTTTGTATTATTGAAATCAAGTCTAATATTTGTATCATTTGTCATTGTTGCTATTTCTTCTACTGTTTTTGTGTCTTGTAAGTAAGAAATAACTATTCTTGCTAATCTTGCTGCTTTAACTTTTGGATTTTTTACCACAAGATATTCCAATAAGTTAGAAATATATCTTTGTGTAAATCTATGTGCATTAGGGAATTTTGCTTCAAATTCAGATTTTAATGAGTTTCAAAGTCCTGAAAATTCAACAATATCAATAGCACTTTGTGATTCTAATGCTTTGTCATAAGCTTCTTTGATTGTTGCGTTATTATTAATAATTGCTTGAGCAGCTGCAACATCACTTGCTATAATATCTTCTTTTGTAAATTCTGGATGTTGTGTTTGCATTGCTTCAACGTAAAGTTGTACAACATAATCACCATAGCTATATGAACCTACTGGGTTTTCTTTAAATGCAATTGCTTTTTGGTTGATTGTGTCAATTTCATCTTTTTTAAAGAATGTTGCTACATAATCTTGAGCACCATTTCCACCAATACGGTCATAGTTTTGATAAATAATATCGTATGAACCATTTTCAATATAACTTGCAAAGATATTTTCAGGTAAGCTCTTAAGATCAATTTCAACAAAGTTATCAAATTCTTTAGCTAAAATTTCTTTTAAGTATGCTCCGGCTTGTTTTTGTTCATCTGTTCCATTGTTAATGTAACGTAATGTAACTTTTTTGATCTCTGGATGTTTTGCTTTATATCTTTCGATGTAGAATTTCGCAGTTTGCGGATCGTAAACAATATCTTTTCTCTTTGTATGTTCAAAGTTGAATTGTTTAGATAAGTGTTCTACGAAATCATAGTTTTGTAATGCGAATTCTTTATTATTTTTTGCTTTAGTTTTTAAGTCTCCAAAGAACATTTCGATATTTTTACCATCGAATGTTTTGTATTGACCATATGCTGTTCAAGTTGTTACAGGGAATGAGAAATCTCATTGCACTGCTTTAAGAATTTGCTCTCTATTAATTGCATAATAAATTGCATTTCTTAAATCTTGATCTTGTACTGCACTATCAGCATTTGTTTCATTATCTAAGTTAAATCCAAATGCAATCGTTCCATAACCTTGGTTTTTGTTAAGGTATTCTTTAAATTCAGCATTTGATCAATAACCGTTAATTTTTGAAGCAGGAATATATGTTTGTGAAATAATTCCATCTTCAAAGAAAATTGAGTTTGAGTTTTTGTTTGTTGAGAAACGAATTTCAATTTTGTTTGAAATTACGTTTTCAACATCAAAGTATTCTTTGTTTTTTGCTAGTTTGATGTATCCGTTAGGTCCAAGTAAAATTCCGTTTTTACCACCATCAATAACAAATGGTCCAGATGTAAGGAATTCACCAGGTTTTGAACCATAAATATCAATTCCACCTGCTTGAGTTTCAACATATTTTCTATTAATCGGATATAAGTGAGTAATAATTGTCGAAACTAAGAAACCTAGTTCTGGTGTATGGTTTTCGTCAAAAATCATAGTAAATGAGTTTTCATCTCTTGAATATGATTTAATAATACCTTTTGAATCGCGTCTGAATTCAAATTTTTGGTATGGGTTAACAAATGGATTTTTTACAAGTGTAACTTGGATTTTTTTGCCATCTTGAAGAATTGTGAATGGTTGTTTTTCTAAATTAGCATCAAATTTAGCGTTTTCTTCAAGTTCTAAACCTTTTGTAATTGTTTCATTATCATAATCAAGAAATGCTTGACCTGTATAAAAACCAAACTCTAATGCAGCTTCTTTAATTTTAGCTACTTCAAGAGCATCTTTCGGTTCATTTGTTTTTTCATCAAAAATTTGACTTTGTCAGATAGTTTCATCATTTGGATCTTGGATGTACATGTTTAATTCTTCATTAAAAATGTATTTTCTTCTGCCGAATGGATTTTTGTATGCTTGGTTGAATTTCTGAATGTATTCTTTTTGTGCATCAATAAATTTATCTGCACCACGAATACCGTATTTTCTAATAGTATCTAGTTTTTGTGAACCAGTGTTAATATCAAGAATGTACTCTAAGTAATCACGCACGTCTTGTGATGTAACAAAATCTCCATTGCTTCAACGATTTTTCTTTGCGTTTGT
The nucleotide sequence above comes from Mycoplasma sp. Pen4. Encoded proteins:
- a CDS encoding ABC transporter permease, whose translation is MFKFNKTKLSDNEVRFSNKRSLTLSLKDKLLAIDSPFLKTAWRTFKIMLEFFIIGIIVISITFFLINAVPGENPALKGLDEQARKAKEIALGLDKPLIVRYFNYLKDLFHGDFGVSLVLFPDQPINSFIWERFYKSFLVGIFSVLLTVTVGISLGIWVGKNPGGWVDNISTIVVSIFSSVPSIIFALLLVFIGREAGIPYVFDDKNFATFILPGLALSLGSIIVYIKYIRTELNRELNSVHAKFAYLKGVSRNRFVWRHALKPALFPIATFFPAVIFGSFLGSIFIEQIFLIPGSGNTLLDAIQGKDYPVILFLIAMFALLTVLSYAFRDILYEAIDPRIRRRGA
- a CDS encoding ABC transporter substrate-binding protein; translation: MIKRKLRKKLLIPLTVATPLTVLASVSCVDISNTENTKLHSNRPAGVNYDLGLATEPINNLNYVKYKSMDKIIPSLVDSFIKTGPNSALKSVLTTNRFNFGLVEKQRSDKDGENLGSSNFDDFAKQNEKAILRDSGTGLISSGYYELSNFGLVGGIGAATSSSVITEGSTIYGFVNPRNANNYMAFTGFTNAKKNRWSNGDFVTSQDVRDYLEYILDINTGSQKLDTIRKYGIRGADKFIDAQKEYIQKFNQAYKNPFGRRKYIFNEELNMYIQDPNDETIWQSQIFDEKTNEPKDALEVAKIKEAALEFGFYTGQAFLDYDNETITKGLELEENAKFDANLEKQPFTILQDGKKIQVTLVKNPFVNPYQKFEFRRDSKGIIKSYSRDENSFTMIFDENHTPELGFLVSTIITHLYPINRKYVETQAGGIDIYGSKPGEFLTSGPFVIDGGKNGILLGPNGYIKLAKNKEYFDVENVISNKIEIRFSTNKNSNSIFFEDGIISQTYIPASKINGYWSNAEFKEYLNKNQGYGTIAFGFNLDNETNADSAVQDQDLRNAIYYAINREQILKAVQWDFSFPVTTWTAYGQYKTFDGKNIEMFFGDLKTKAKNNKEFALQNYDFVEHLSKQFNFEHTKRKDIVYDPQTAKFYIERYKAKHPEIKKVTLRYINNGTDEQKQAGAYLKEILAKEFDNFVEIDLKSLPENIFASYIENGSYDIIYQNYDRIGGNGAQDYVATFFKKDEIDTINQKAIAFKENPVGSYSYGDYVVQLYVEAMQTQHPEFTKEDIIASDVAAAQAIINNNATIKEAYDKALESQSAIDIVEFSGLWNSLKSEFEAKFPNAHRFTQRYISNLLEYLVVKNPKVKAARLARIVISYLQDTKTVEEIATMTNDTNIRLDFNNTKLKEANPDLIIPNFWNKFIELAFIKPNETVFDYSSRISSFFAGNFNDEELIAKWSQDYVYLFIGALEKVVRDAAMVIPLMEVDTNWEITKVGGVDSLFTFSLQYAYDYTRPPRIGLPKKRQG